Proteins from a genomic interval of Crassostrea angulata isolate pt1a10 chromosome 7, ASM2561291v2, whole genome shotgun sequence:
- the LOC128191550 gene encoding uncharacterized protein LOC128191550 isoform X2, whose amino-acid sequence MSEDLRSSRSVSPDEAFPHWAAPIAASVRNFKGGTLIVNSAPFRDALVEAERIWVEENIDYKTEEERAPGERDNLTREERIIELESELEKLRLGERETGRGWGAGNLHVPHPIEINTARPEDVAELLSEIYKTEWQPAFEYFIYKKKVREREAAEELLKLLQECYDFCEKLSEEHLRDLTETLFVPTSNQHLLKKIHVPNKADITSQHITSDLNRLRTSANTHIFPVVEQLFFLTEKHHLKAYVKADILHPFIRLCVKCAWISSVQDRPLSITFKLKPGSNFYPDVMISRNAPAPEVDYLVWPIVFKYDNGPLLLKGIVHCSQLK is encoded by the exons ATGAGTGAAGATTTGCGATCCTCGCGGAGTGTTAGCCCAGATGAAGCTTTCCCACACTGGGCAGCACCTATTGCTGCATCTGTAAGAAACTTCAAAGGGGGGACACTTATCGTCAACAGCGCACCTTTCCGGGACGCCTTGGTGGAGGCAGAGCGAATT TGGGTGGAGGAGAATATAGACTACAAGACAGAGGAAGAAAGG GCACCGGGGGAGAGAGACAACCTCACAAG AGAAGAGAGAATTATCGAATTAGAATCGGAGCTAGAAAAACTGAGGCTAGGGGAACGAGAAACAGGGAGAGGATGGGGGGCAGGGAACCTCCATGTTCCCCACCCCATTGAAATCAACACAGCCAG acCGGAAGATGTAGCAGAGTTGCTGTCAGAGATATACAAAACAGAGTGGCAGCCTGCCTTTGAGTACTTCATCTACAAGAAAAAAGTCCGAGAGAGGGAGGCGGCAGAAGAACTTCTGAAGCTTTTACAG GAATGTTACGACTTTTGTGAGAAACTATCGGAAGAACACCTCAGAGACCTGACTGAAACCTTATTTGTTCCCACCTCAAACCAACATCTCCTCAAAAAG attcATGTACCAAACAAGGCAGACATAACTAGTCAGCATATAACTTCTGACCTCAACAGACTGAGAACGTCTGCGAACACACACATATTCCCAGTGGTCGAGCAG CTCTTTTTCTTGACGGAAAAACACCATCTGAAGGCATACGTCAAGGCAGATATTCTGCACCCCTTTATCAGACTTTGCGTGAAGTGTGCATGGATTTCTAGTGTTCAAGACAGACCATTGTCGATTACTTTCAAGCTAAAGCCAGGATCGAACTTTTACCCGGATGTGATGATTTCCCGGAACGCCCCAGCCCCGGAAGTAGATTATTTAGTATGGCCAattgtgtttaagtacgacaaCGGTCCTCTGCTCCTGAAAGGAATCGTCCATTGTTCTcagttaaaatga
- the LOC128191550 gene encoding uncharacterized protein LOC128191550 isoform X1: protein MDQPYQDRRRMSEDLRSSRSVSPDEAFPHWAAPIAASVRNFKGGTLIVNSAPFRDALVEAERIWVEENIDYKTEEERAPGERDNLTREERIIELESELEKLRLGERETGRGWGAGNLHVPHPIEINTARPEDVAELLSEIYKTEWQPAFEYFIYKKKVREREAAEELLKLLQECYDFCEKLSEEHLRDLTETLFVPTSNQHLLKKIHVPNKADITSQHITSDLNRLRTSANTHIFPVVEQLFFLTEKHHLKAYVKADILHPFIRLCVKCAWISSVQDRPLSITFKLKPGSNFYPDVMISRNAPAPEVDYLVWPIVFKYDNGPLLLKGIVHCSQLK from the exons ATGGACCAACCGTATCAAG ATAGACGTAGAATGAGTGAAGATTTGCGATCCTCGCGGAGTGTTAGCCCAGATGAAGCTTTCCCACACTGGGCAGCACCTATTGCTGCATCTGTAAGAAACTTCAAAGGGGGGACACTTATCGTCAACAGCGCACCTTTCCGGGACGCCTTGGTGGAGGCAGAGCGAATT TGGGTGGAGGAGAATATAGACTACAAGACAGAGGAAGAAAGG GCACCGGGGGAGAGAGACAACCTCACAAG AGAAGAGAGAATTATCGAATTAGAATCGGAGCTAGAAAAACTGAGGCTAGGGGAACGAGAAACAGGGAGAGGATGGGGGGCAGGGAACCTCCATGTTCCCCACCCCATTGAAATCAACACAGCCAG acCGGAAGATGTAGCAGAGTTGCTGTCAGAGATATACAAAACAGAGTGGCAGCCTGCCTTTGAGTACTTCATCTACAAGAAAAAAGTCCGAGAGAGGGAGGCGGCAGAAGAACTTCTGAAGCTTTTACAG GAATGTTACGACTTTTGTGAGAAACTATCGGAAGAACACCTCAGAGACCTGACTGAAACCTTATTTGTTCCCACCTCAAACCAACATCTCCTCAAAAAG attcATGTACCAAACAAGGCAGACATAACTAGTCAGCATATAACTTCTGACCTCAACAGACTGAGAACGTCTGCGAACACACACATATTCCCAGTGGTCGAGCAG CTCTTTTTCTTGACGGAAAAACACCATCTGAAGGCATACGTCAAGGCAGATATTCTGCACCCCTTTATCAGACTTTGCGTGAAGTGTGCATGGATTTCTAGTGTTCAAGACAGACCATTGTCGATTACTTTCAAGCTAAAGCCAGGATCGAACTTTTACCCGGATGTGATGATTTCCCGGAACGCCCCAGCCCCGGAAGTAGATTATTTAGTATGGCCAattgtgtttaagtacgacaaCGGTCCTCTGCTCCTGAAAGGAATCGTCCATTGTTCTcagttaaaatga